The following coding sequences lie in one Leptospira neocaledonica genomic window:
- the dut gene encoding dUTP diphosphatase — protein MKIPVKKLKEKALLPEIKTSGSAGYDISACLDSVLELPAGEVVLVPTGLSFAIPEGFHFEIRPRSGFSTKFKILIPNTPGTIDSDYRGELMVPLLNLGKETYLLEDKTRIAQLLIRRTWHTDWEIVNELPESERGAGGFGSTGF, from the coding sequence ATGAAAATTCCGGTTAAAAAGTTAAAAGAGAAGGCACTTTTGCCGGAGATCAAAACATCCGGTTCTGCAGGTTACGATATTTCCGCATGTTTGGATTCCGTTTTGGAACTCCCAGCGGGAGAAGTTGTTTTAGTTCCTACAGGACTTTCTTTTGCGATTCCGGAAGGATTTCATTTCGAGATCAGACCTCGTTCTGGATTTTCCACTAAATTTAAGATCTTAATTCCAAATACTCCTGGTACAATCGATTCCGATTACAGAGGAGAACTTATGGTTCCTCTTTTAAATCTGGGAAAAGAAACTTATCTTTTAGAAGACAAAACTAGGATTGCTCAACTTTTGATCCGCCGCACCTGGCATACTGATTGGGAAATAGTGAATGAACTTCCTGAATCTGAAAGGGGAGCAGGCGGCTTCGGTAGTACTGGGTTCTGA
- a CDS encoding M16 family metallopeptidase — protein sequence MVFLEEKNHKITLGNGLVVLFQRAPYSVSVSMGVYVKVGSRSETLETAGYCHFLEHMLFKDTEKRTAKQQAEDWERVGAYSNAATSREYTYFHATLASRDLELGLELLSDMMFHPLFRDQDIRTEAEVVLEEMKGYEDSPEDAIHDFYYNNLFSENSLGRDIIGTEASIRGVTPSSLRKFYETYYHPENMILSLSGNYEPEFVFDLVSKYFSHSTKKGKEGTFETPKKEFGYFRKGNKETEQAYFILGAEGFPRNFHDATRLSLLTHVLGGGMSSRLFQKVREEKGLCYHITSYPSSYRDVGINSIVCSTSKERFAESLELILEEVKLFVDKGVTSQELQDAKTNHEGSLSIGYEHTESRMNNIAFQELYYGKYNSLENRIKEIHSVTEDEINETVRRIFALPKLHLSVLAKLKVKEEQKIKSIFGSYSY from the coding sequence TTGGTTTTTCTAGAAGAAAAAAATCATAAAATAACATTAGGGAACGGACTTGTAGTCCTGTTCCAAAGAGCTCCTTATTCCGTAAGTGTGTCTATGGGAGTGTATGTAAAAGTGGGATCCAGGTCTGAAACTTTGGAAACCGCCGGTTACTGCCACTTCCTAGAACATATGCTTTTCAAAGACACTGAAAAGCGAACTGCAAAACAACAAGCGGAAGATTGGGAAAGAGTAGGAGCTTACTCCAACGCAGCCACTTCCAGAGAATATACTTACTTCCATGCAACCTTAGCTTCCAGAGATCTGGAACTCGGGTTGGAATTACTTTCAGATATGATGTTCCATCCTCTGTTTCGGGATCAGGATATCCGCACAGAAGCGGAAGTTGTCTTGGAAGAAATGAAAGGTTACGAAGATTCTCCGGAAGATGCGATCCACGATTTTTATTATAATAATCTATTTTCGGAAAATTCTTTAGGAAGAGATATTATAGGAACGGAAGCCTCGATCCGAGGAGTGACTCCTTCCAGTCTCCGAAAATTTTACGAGACCTATTATCATCCAGAGAATATGATACTTTCTCTTTCCGGAAATTACGAGCCTGAATTCGTTTTCGATCTGGTCTCCAAATACTTTTCCCATTCCACTAAAAAAGGAAAAGAAGGAACATTCGAAACTCCTAAAAAAGAGTTCGGATATTTCCGCAAAGGGAATAAAGAAACGGAACAGGCCTATTTTATTTTAGGCGCGGAAGGTTTTCCTAGAAATTTTCATGACGCGACCAGGCTTTCCCTTCTTACACATGTTTTAGGCGGGGGGATGTCTTCTCGTTTATTCCAAAAGGTCAGAGAAGAAAAAGGACTCTGTTATCATATCACAAGTTATCCTTCCTCTTATCGTGATGTAGGGATCAATTCTATTGTATGTTCCACGTCCAAAGAAAGATTTGCGGAAAGTCTGGAATTAATCTTAGAAGAAGTTAAACTTTTTGTAGATAAGGGAGTTACTTCCCAAGAATTACAAGACGCAAAGACCAATCATGAAGGTAGTCTTTCTATCGGATATGAACATACTGAAAGCAGAATGAATAATATCGCTTTCCAAGAATTATACTATGGAAAATATAATTCTTTAGAAAATAGAATTAAAGAGATTCATTCCGTAACGGAAGATGAGATTAACGAGACTGTCCGAAGAATATTCGCGCTTCCTAAATTACATCTTTCTGTTTTAGCGAAACTAAAGGTTAAAGAAGAACAAAAAATTAAATCCATTTTCGGATCCTATTCCTACTAA